The sequence GTAATATAACTTTTAAATTAACACTTGTAACTGGATCCTGTACGGCTGATGTCATAAAGAAATTTGCCTCAATGTAATAGCCAGTACTAAGAAGTAAAATCGTAAATACAATATCTGTTATATTTAGTAAATAAAGCATCCATAGTTTACTTTTTATAGTGTCAAGTGAATAGTCTTTAATAAAAGTAACCACTTGCATCACCTCCATTGAATTATTATACAAAATAATTGGAAAATAAATGTGATGAAAAATTGACAAATTATTTTCCTCTATTATTATGTCTAGTATCATGGATTATTATACTTTAGCAAAAGCAAAAGCCGTTTCGGAATTAGACTCCGAAGCGGCTTTTGAATAAAATTCGTTGAATTTGTTAGTTGACTTTATAAGATTGTAAAATCTGTTGAGCAAGTGGCTTCCACTCATCCGATAATTCCTCAGTGCAGTTAAATGTAGCCACTAGCAATTGACCATCCAGCTCAGTAAAGAACATAAGATTGTATATATTTGTATCTAGGGCAGGTGTTATCAATTCGAATACCCCGACGTTTTTACCATTAATTGTTGTCATTTCATCCCTATACCATGTTGCATCAGGGTAAGCACTTTCAAGGCCTGCTTTTAAAGTAGGTTTAGCTTGTTCGATTTCGCTATCTTCAATCGGTGTCGTTGTATGATTAAACGCAATATTAACCTCTCCTTCATTATCTGTATAAACCAATGTTGGAGGATTTCCTTGAGGGTATTTGATAGCTATCATTTCTTCTGACATAACTTCAAAATCCTTTGGAATTAAGATTTCTACTCTATCAGATAATACTTTTTTAGATTTTAACTTATCACTAATTGTAGTAGCGTTGGAATCTGTTTCTGTTGTAGCAGGTTCCGTTTTTTGATCTTCGTTACTAGTGGATGCTTCACTTTGTTTCGCGGGTTCTGTTTTCACTGATTCGTTTGAGCAAGCAGTAATAACCATCATAGAAAGTAAAAAAAATATTGCAAAAAATTTAGTCATTCTTTAAATCTCCTACCTTTTTATATAATTTTACTAAAAATAGTAATATATGTATAATGTTATCATAATTTGTCTAAAGGGTAAACAAAAAATCCCTGAATGGGGAAATAATGCCCATTTTTACTTTTTATAAAACTAGTATTCTTAAAATCAGGGGATATATTTTTGTGTTTATATAGAATACTCTGTAGGAGGATTAATTTATGGATAAAGAAATAAAAAACCTATGGATATCTATCTTGAGACATCCGTATTTAACGTTTGAAGCATTGAGCGATCAAAATATTAAAAGATGGCATATGTTTATTATCTCATACGTTGTTGGAACAACGAGTATATTAACAAGGTTTTATTTAAAAAATGCCAGTGAATACTTGTCTCTTTCTAGCATTATTATTATTGCTATCTTACTAGGACCTATTTCAGGGTATATTAGACTTATAATTGGTGCATTTTTAGCAAAAATAATTGGAAAGCTTTTTAAAGGGAAAGCCACATACGATCAGATGCTGATTGTAAATGTATGGTCTTCAGTACCAATAATCTTGACAATCCCAATATGGGTAATTGAAATCATTGTGTTTGGTCCAAGTCTTTTTACAGAGGATCCTTACAACTCGATTTCTAATTGGACTATGGGGTTCCTTTTTATTGCTCTTTCTTTTATTGAATTTTTGTTAGAGGTATGGAGTTTTATCATTTTTACTATAGGTTTTTGTAAATATCATGAATTTAAAAAAATAAAATACTTATTTTACATACTCAATGCTTTATTTTTAGGTATCCTTACTCTTTTTATTGTTGCAACAACCTATGTAGACATAGATACTATCCAATTTAATAAAAATGTGAATCAAGAAAATTATGATGTCTTGCTGGATGAGGTTAATGAGAAATTAGAGAAAACACCCGATAATATAGAACTTCAGAATGAAAAGGCTTTTCTTTTAATAAGTAATGGCGAGTTAAAAAAGGGGCTGAACCTAATAGACCTCATTTTAAAAAAGGACCCTGTAAATGATACAGCTTTAAATAACAAAGGATGGGCATTAAATGAACTAGGTCGCTATGAAGAGGCGGTTCAGGTGTTGAAAAAAAGCCTTTCAATTGAACCGAATGATGCTTACGAATATAACAATCTTGGTAATGCTTTTTTAAATCTAGAAGAATATGAAAGTGCAATAGATGCTTACGAATCAGTGATTGAATTTGGAGTTACAAAAGACTTTGAGGACGTTTACTATGGACTAGGGGTCGCCTATTATTATATAGAATATTATGAAGAATCGGTTAATAACTTGCAAAAATATCTAACGTTTGTTCCTAAGGACATTAATACCTATTGGTACATGGTTTATGCCTACGATGAAAGCAAAAAAACGCAAAATGCTATTGACACTGTTGATAAGATTATAAAAATAGATCCATCAGATATTGAGGCTTATACATACAAAGGCGATATTTTGCTCTATAGTTATAATGAAGTAGAGGCTTTAAAGGTATATGAGGAAATCATTGAAATGTTCCCTGAAGATCCTCATGGATATTACGGAAAAGCCCAAGTTTTATCTTTACAAAATAAATCAACAGAAGCTATTTCCTATCTAAGAGCGTCATTTTCATTTGATCCTTATTATAGCGAATATGCTTTTACAGACCCGGTGTTTGATCCTATAAGAGAAAGTGAAGCATTTGAGGAACTTATTTCTGAATTTAGCGAGGAATATAACTATATAGAGAAGTACCTGTGAGAAATCTCCCACGGCCATGTCATAATAATATCCACCACTAGGGTAAATTTGTTGTATACGTAACAATAAATATCAGAACAAAAGAACTAGAATAGAAGAATTGGAGAGCCAGTGGTAATAGAGCCGCTGCTCTCCTTTTTTTAATTGTTGCCGGTATAGGAGCGATTTGGGGCTTTGTAAGGAAAAAGAAAAACAATTCGGAAACTGCGGATCAATCAATGGATGATAATATAAGAAAAAATGAACTTTTTTAACATGCAATGACTCTTATATGTGAGAGAGGTGAAAGCATGAATATTGTTAAATTAGTGAAAAAAGCGAAAAAGGGCAGTAAAGAAGCATTACTCCAACTAATTATGGCTGAAAAAGATGCTTATTATCGGCTTGCTTTCACCTACATGGGGAATTCGCATGATGCGATGGATGCAATGGAGGAAATGATTGTTACATTATATGAAAAGATTGATCAACTAAAGAAGGAAGAAGCTTTTTATAGCTGGAGCAAAACGATTTTAGTGAATCATTGTAAATCATTGCTTCGTAAGCAAAAAAAGCTGGTGTTTTTGGATGATTTGGATTCAACGAATGAGCGGGACATTGAACATGCTGTGGATACGGATCCTCATACAAGTAGTGATCAACAAATGGATATTCAACAGCTTCTCTTCCATTTAAATGAACATCAGAAAGAAGCGATTCAATTAAAATATTTTCATGATCTCGACTACCAAACTATCGCTGTTATCACAAATGTTTCAATTGGTACCGTTAAATCAAGAATTTTTCAAGGATTGAAAAAGCTTAGAGAACATTATCGAGGTGATGGGAATGAATAATATTGAGAAACGATTAGCTGAAGAGAAGGAGCGCATCGATTCAATCACAGCACCGGAAGAAGTAGAAATGAGATTAAGCAGGGCTCTTAAGAAAATTCCTCCAAAAAGAAAGAAACTTATAGCACCTATTTTGAAAATTGCAGTAGCCTTATTTTTTGTGGCCATTATTAGTTATCAATACAATGCTTTAGCTTTTTATGGAAAGAAACTAATCGGATTTGACGAAGTGATGACAGGTACGTTGCAACAACTTAATGAAGAAGGTAAGGGACAAATTGTAGAAAAAAAGATAGTACTTGAAGACGGAACAAATTTTATCATTAATGGGATTATGACCGATGCCAATCAATTGGTGATGTATTACACAGTAGCTAATCCAAAGGGAGTAGATTATTTCTCTAGCGACCCTTTTTCAGGTTCGAGAATCACTGGTTTTTTAACAAACTCGAATAGAGGCGGAGGTTGGGCATCAATAAATGAGAATCAAGCAGAGATAAAAGGAACGATGTCGTTTGATCCAGTAAGTCCATTCTCAAAAAAATTGACGTTCCACTATTGGCAACATCAACAGAACGGCCAAATGAAAGAAGAAAGTGTTACGTTTCCTTATAATCCAAACAAAGCGATGCAAACCGAAGTGAAACAGCGGATAAAGAAAACATTGAAAGTTGACAAAGGGACGATTACGTTCGATTCGATAACAGCTACACCAACGATGACAGTCATTGCTGGGACGTTAAATGTTAAGAATTTTGATAGAGTGCACTCCGCCTTGTTTGGGGTTGAATTGATTGCAAATGGTGTACCTGTAGAAACACTCGGTAGTGGCAGTAGCTCATCATTTATGGGCACTAGGTTTGATATCCGTTACGATCGATTGCCTAAACCGTTAAAATCACTTGAATTAGTTATGAAAGAGTTTGTAGGCTATCAAGTGCTTGGAGAAAAGATTCCCCTTATTTCCGCAGGTACTGATGAACGGATTGCTCTTAATGGGAAGGAACTATGGGTGAAGGATGTGTCTGCGACATCACGAGGAGTTGAGATTACAATTGCTACGGATCAGGACGTAATGCTTGATGGTGTTTCTATTGAAATTCAAAACGAATCAATCCCATTAACAACGACAGTAAACCAAAATCTTATTAAGAAAGAAAACGGACAGGAATTGAAAGAGCGCACGCTGTTATTTGACACAAAAGAAAAGCCAGAATACTTACTAATTAGAGGGATGCACTACATGAAACAGTATAATAAAAAAATTGTGATTCCAGTTAGTTAAAAAAGAGTCGTTTTATTATTGACGAGTTTGTATTAACTTTTTGCTTGCTAATACCAAGCTGATTGTTAGCAAACTCGTCAATTGTTTGAAAAATTGGGGATATTTTCACCCTTCATTTTCCCTATAAAATCGTTCACCTGTTTCTGGGTTGTAGTAAACAGTTAATTTTTTGTTTGTTGTAGGATCGAAAGATACTTCGTTCGTGCGGATAAAGCCGTCAGGAACGTTCTTGCCGTGTTTTGTTTTAAAACGACGGTCCCAAATGTACCAAGAAAAAATAATAATGACGACGATAATGATGAACTGTATACCATAAAAGCCAATAATCCATGCCATTATCTTATACCGGTTCTACGACTACAGCTGTACCGTATGCAATGATTTCACTCATATTTTGGCCGATTTCACCAGAATCAAAGCGCATCATTACAATGGCATTGGCTCCCATTGAATTTGCGTTTTTAACCATTCGATCGATTGCTTGTTTTCGTGCATCTTCTAGCATTTCAGTATATTGGTTAATTTCTCCGCCTACGAGTCCCTTTAAGGAAGCCACAATATCTTTTCCGAGACCACGTGCACGGACCGTTAATCCGAATACAGGTCCTTTAATTTCAATGACTTTGTGATTGACAATATTTTCTGTTGTTACAATAATCATCCCGATATCACTCCAATTGTGTAATCTATATCACTACATAGTATTATTCTAGAGTTTTGTTCATATGCCTGCAACAAGTAGTTGAAAAATGGAAAATGTGACATAATAGTAGCAGGAGTAAAATGATAATGATAAAATTCTACAAATTATTGCTTAAACAACATTTTCAGCAAATTGCATTATTGATACATCGATTTATTTATAATACTATATAATTAGGCTTCAATTTTTTAGAAAATTTAAAAATAAAAGTAAGCTAACTTTCTAGGAAAGGGGTAGAGGTATCTCCTTGTTGAGATGAAAAATTATGAAAACAGAAAAAGAAACGAAGTTTGACTTAACCCAATTTTGTGAATTTCCTTTTCCTGATATCGAAGAGTGGAAGGAAACAGCTGAACAGTCGTTAAAAGGAAAACCGTTTGAAACCTTATTAACAAATACATATGAAGGAATTCAGTTAAAACCTTTATATGTAAAAAAGGATGTTGAAGGTCTAGAGCATATGAATGACCTTCCAGGTGAAGGATCATTCGTAAGAGGAACAGACTATTTGCGTAATTCAGCTAAAGCATGGGACATTGCCCAAGAAATAACAGGTGGAAGTCCTAAAGCTTTTAATGAGGCAGTTATTCAAGATGTCGAGCGTGGACAAACAATGGTAAATTTAGCTGTCGATGAAGCGACAAAAAGAGGCTATGATCCAGATGAAGCAGGAGAAGAGCTTATTGGCTTAAACGGTGTCCCCGTTTCCACAATGAAGGACTTAGAAGCTGCATTAGCAGGCATTGACCTTAAAGAACACCGCTTATTTATGCAAACAGGGATTAGTACACTTCCTTTATATGCTAGCTTTATTGCATTGATGAAGAAACAAAATAATCGCATTCACGATCTAGAAGCGTATATCGGTGTAGATCCAATTGGCTCAATTGCTGCTACTGGAAGTTCTCAACTTGGAATAAAACGACTATATAATGCAATGGCACAGTTAACAAAATGGTCAAATGAGAACACACCAAATATTAAGACCATTTATGTTCAAGGTGAGGTTTATCATAATGCTGGCGCAAGTGCTACCGAAGAATTAGCTTTCGCTCTTGCAACAGCAGTTGAATATATTTCTGAGATGGTAGAGCGTGGTTTAACAATTGATGAAATTGCTAAACAAATATATTTTTCATTTGCTGTGGGCTCAAATGTTTTTATGGAAATTGCCAAGCTTCGTGCAGCAAGACTGTTATGGTCAAAAATTGTTGAGAGCTTCGGTGGCAGTAAAGATGCGCAAAAAATGTATATCCATGCCCGCACATCAAGCTGGACAAAAACAGTTTATGACCCATATGTGAATATGCTACGCACGACAACAGAGGCATTTGCTGGAGCTGTTGGTGGTGCTAACAGCATGCATGTTTCTCCATTTGATGAAGCAATTCGAGCAAGCGACACATTCTCACGCCGCATCGCTCGCAACACGCAAATTATTTTACAAGAAGAATCATATTTGAACAAAATCGTTGACCCTGCAGGCGGCTCTTGGTATGTAGAGTCACTGACAGATGCAGTTGCCAAAAAAGCTTGGGAGCTTTTCCAAGAGATTGAAAAGAATGGCGGCATGTATGAAGCGTTAAAAGCTGGTTTAATACAGCAAATCATTTCTAAAACAGCTAATAAAAAGAAAAATAACATAGAAAATCGTAAGGACCGTATCGTTGGCACGAATATGTATCCTAATTTAGATGAGAAACCGCTACAAGTTAGAGAAGTCTTCGAAGATGCTAAAGCTGTAACGATTGAAGCATGTAAATCTTTAAAGTCCGAAAATCGTGAAAATGTTAAAGCGGCGTTAAGTGAAGCGAAAGCTGCCGTTACAAATGAGGAGCAACTATTACCAGCTCTCATCAATGCAGCAGCAGAAGGTGCTACGGTTGGAGAAATGATTAATCTTTTAGCTGAAAACTGTAAAGGAGCTAAGGTGGACAAGCTTGTTGCTCAGCGCATGTCAGAAGGCTTTGAACAGCTTAGAACAGCTTCTGAAAATTATAAAGAAAAAACAGGTGAATATCCGAAAGTTTTCTTTGTTAATCTTGGACCGATTCCAAAGCATAAAGCGAGGGCTGATTTCTCAGCTAATTTTTTTGCTGCAGGTGGCTTTGAAGCGGTAAGAAACAATGGCTACGAAACTGCAGAAGAAGCAGTTGAAGCTGCTGTTCATTCAGGTTTAAATATCGTTATCATTTGCGGTACGGATGAGCAGTATGAACAATTTGTACCAGCGATTGCAAAAGAACTTAAAAATAAGCGGCAAGATGTTTATATTTTGGTAGCAGGAAAACCAGCTGCTGAGCTTGAACAGCAATATGTTGAAGCTGGCGTTAATGAGTTTATCCACGTTAAATCTAACTGCTATCAAACTCTTGCGAAATTGCAAGAGCGTAAGGGGGTTAACTAAATGAGCAAGAAACCAGATTTTTCGCAAATTCCCTATCAATCAGCACCATCTACTGTTGATGTAGCTACATGGAAAACACAAGTTGAAAACGAGATTGAAGGTTCCTTTGAGGACTTGCTTTTTAATACAAATGAACAAATCAAAGTAAAACCGATGTATTCAAAGGAAGATATTGCTGAAAATGCCTATATGGATTATATGCCGGGTATTACCCCGTATTTAAGAGGTCCATATCCAACGATGTACGTGGCTCGTCCATGGACAGTGCGCCAATACGCAGGGTTTTCGACAGCCGAGGAAAGTAATGCTTTCTACCGCCGCAACTTAGCTGCA is a genomic window of Bacillus sp. (in: firmicutes) containing:
- a CDS encoding tetratricopeptide repeat protein, whose protein sequence is MDKEIKNLWISILRHPYLTFEALSDQNIKRWHMFIISYVVGTTSILTRFYLKNASEYLSLSSIIIIAILLGPISGYIRLIIGAFLAKIIGKLFKGKATYDQMLIVNVWSSVPIILTIPIWVIEIIVFGPSLFTEDPYNSISNWTMGFLFIALSFIEFLLEVWSFIIFTIGFCKYHEFKKIKYLFYILNALFLGILTLFIVATTYVDIDTIQFNKNVNQENYDVLLDEVNEKLEKTPDNIELQNEKAFLLISNGELKKGLNLIDLILKKDPVNDTALNNKGWALNELGRYEEAVQVLKKSLSIEPNDAYEYNNLGNAFLNLEEYESAIDAYESVIEFGVTKDFEDVYYGLGVAYYYIEYYEESVNNLQKYLTFVPKDINTYWYMVYAYDESKKTQNAIDTVDKIIKIDPSDIEAYTYKGDILLYSYNEVEALKVYEEIIEMFPEDPHGYYGKAQVLSLQNKSTEAISYLRASFSFDPYYSEYAFTDPVFDPIRESEAFEELISEFSEEYNYIEKYL
- a CDS encoding sigma-70 family RNA polymerase sigma factor, with protein sequence MNIVKLVKKAKKGSKEALLQLIMAEKDAYYRLAFTYMGNSHDAMDAMEEMIVTLYEKIDQLKKEEAFYSWSKTILVNHCKSLLRKQKKLVFLDDLDSTNERDIEHAVDTDPHTSSDQQMDIQQLLFHLNEHQKEAIQLKYFHDLDYQTIAVITNVSIGTVKSRIFQGLKKLREHYRGDGNE
- a CDS encoding DUF4179 domain-containing protein, which gives rise to MNNIEKRLAEEKERIDSITAPEEVEMRLSRALKKIPPKRKKLIAPILKIAVALFFVAIISYQYNALAFYGKKLIGFDEVMTGTLQQLNEEGKGQIVEKKIVLEDGTNFIINGIMTDANQLVMYYTVANPKGVDYFSSDPFSGSRITGFLTNSNRGGGWASINENQAEIKGTMSFDPVSPFSKKLTFHYWQHQQNGQMKEESVTFPYNPNKAMQTEVKQRIKKTLKVDKGTITFDSITATPTMTVIAGTLNVKNFDRVHSALFGVELIANGVPVETLGSGSSSSFMGTRFDIRYDRLPKPLKSLELVMKEFVGYQVLGEKIPLISAGTDERIALNGKELWVKDVSATSRGVEITIATDQDVMLDGVSIEIQNESIPLTTTVNQNLIKKENGQELKERTLLFDTKEKPEYLLIRGMHYMKQYNKKIVIPVS
- a CDS encoding YbjQ family protein, giving the protein MIIVTTENIVNHKVIEIKGPVFGLTVRARGLGKDIVASLKGLVGGEINQYTEMLEDARKQAIDRMVKNANSMGANAIVMMRFDSGEIGQNMSEIIAYGTAVVVEPV
- a CDS encoding methylmalonyl-CoA mutase, which produces MKTEKETKFDLTQFCEFPFPDIEEWKETAEQSLKGKPFETLLTNTYEGIQLKPLYVKKDVEGLEHMNDLPGEGSFVRGTDYLRNSAKAWDIAQEITGGSPKAFNEAVIQDVERGQTMVNLAVDEATKRGYDPDEAGEELIGLNGVPVSTMKDLEAALAGIDLKEHRLFMQTGISTLPLYASFIALMKKQNNRIHDLEAYIGVDPIGSIAATGSSQLGIKRLYNAMAQLTKWSNENTPNIKTIYVQGEVYHNAGASATEELAFALATAVEYISEMVERGLTIDEIAKQIYFSFAVGSNVFMEIAKLRAARLLWSKIVESFGGSKDAQKMYIHARTSSWTKTVYDPYVNMLRTTTEAFAGAVGGANSMHVSPFDEAIRASDTFSRRIARNTQIILQEESYLNKIVDPAGGSWYVESLTDAVAKKAWELFQEIEKNGGMYEALKAGLIQQIISKTANKKKNNIENRKDRIVGTNMYPNLDEKPLQVREVFEDAKAVTIEACKSLKSENRENVKAALSEAKAAVTNEEQLLPALINAAAEGATVGEMINLLAENCKGAKVDKLVAQRMSEGFEQLRTASENYKEKTGEYPKVFFVNLGPIPKHKARADFSANFFAAGGFEAVRNNGYETAEEAVEAAVHSGLNIVIICGTDEQYEQFVPAIAKELKNKRQDVYILVAGKPAAELEQQYVEAGVNEFIHVKSNCYQTLAKLQERKGVN